The following coding sequences lie in one Rhizobium sp. ZPR4 genomic window:
- a CDS encoding YigZ family protein — MFELVSIATANQDVKRSRFVATAAPIADIEAAKAFVAQHSVMDANHNCWAWRIGQNYRFSDDGEPSGTAGKPILQAIDGFELDMVVIVVTRWFGGTLLGAGGLIRAYGGTAAICLQGAEKREILPTVAATIDVQFSHLALVKAKLLAETGVQLLEERFTESGAVLGVTIAASIVERVIDNIQDLTSGRATVKLD; from the coding sequence ATGTTTGAGCTTGTTTCGATCGCCACCGCCAATCAGGACGTCAAGCGAAGCCGGTTCGTTGCGACGGCCGCTCCGATTGCCGATATCGAGGCTGCTAAGGCATTTGTCGCACAGCACTCGGTCATGGATGCCAATCACAATTGCTGGGCTTGGCGCATCGGACAGAACTATCGCTTCAGCGACGATGGCGAGCCGAGCGGCACGGCCGGCAAGCCGATCCTCCAGGCCATCGACGGCTTCGAATTGGACATGGTGGTGATCGTCGTGACACGCTGGTTCGGCGGCACGCTGTTGGGCGCAGGCGGATTGATCCGTGCTTATGGCGGCACTGCCGCAATATGCCTGCAAGGTGCGGAGAAAAGAGAAATACTCCCAACCGTTGCGGCAACGATCGATGTGCAGTTCTCACATCTTGCTCTCGTAAAAGCGAAACTTCTCGCCGAGACAGGCGTGCAGCTTCTGGAGGAACGCTTCACCGAATCCGGAGCCGTGCTCGGTGTGACCATAGCGGCCTCGATTGTCGAACGGGTCATTGACAATATCCAGGATCTCACAAGCGGTCGAGCTACTGTCAAGTTGGATTGA